A genome region from uncultured Methanobrevibacter sp. includes the following:
- a CDS encoding right-handed parallel beta-helix repeat-containing protein, whose translation MKFKNIFIILSVLLVALLCMASVAANEDNISDNNLTSVSSTEKLEISDESELSISNDNEALSASSTIVVDNVGENHNEMNDHSIRNAIQSAAAGDTIIINGADYKHCHIEINKKLTIKSNVGTKLSSCSSTAFSGHQGMFYLTSSASGTVIEGFNFNNDDGVLYDSEGYAILINGASNVIIRKCTFSNSGYGDAIRLINAKNIQINNVTIDNAIHGINIIDSAKTTITGSYISNNKVSGVSVAGTSKDTTVTYSNVTHNGVGFNLTSSDNVRILSNYIAYNYHGVYVNCNVTKIEIKGNFFNQNTMYEVLNDYRVRNLISSNKKTGYADLEVIDNNYMVGLAGAEAERPVYRITYDYKGSGKGEYTYDSVNDVYKYVGNNKGDYTTNKGAVFLRYVFEINKNVFCPVIFFKYEGGVQWSLSGNYELHLSEITQVKKGIYSISIVDENGNIAKDLSSVPVTFYLNKVGKSVAPQEGDVFRTVMMKNGTATVRFYQNEFGETENVITAVVPTNGANFDDKVSKTFAVDDAAIPGTPTNTTLTVSNLNTYPNSNQQLIVLLKDINGNPIAGETVTVKLNSKTYSPVSDAEGNAAIKVSISKEGTYTASIIYSGDEVDYEPSSAQTKVVVKKTASKIVSSNLNMIPKMAEYYSITLKDASGNAISSQKVTFKVNGKTYTKTTNSKGVAKVKLKFSQNKKTYKIAVSFKGNNKYKAVSKTNKITVKYSSKTAKLTAPKITIPPKTSKTYTVTLKDGNGKGISKQKVVVKLNGKTYSKNTNSKGQISIKVKFSSLKTYKVSASYGGSKIYKKASSSGKIAVTKTATKITAPSVSILPKDDETYTVTLKANNKALSKQKVTVKVNGKTYSRTTDSKGQASINVNFADEKTYDVNVNYAGNTYYKASKATGKITVAKLGTVIESYNRTFSIDSQKDYRIYLRDGSGNALANQTLSYSFNGANYSKSTDENGQITFDLASSNPSSFEITVNYSGSDKYKESSLKSKITILNETGVIFVDEKLPNSEIQNILDNAPIWSYVEFLGDYYSDISLTVNQGLNIYSRNGSILNAPLNSTALKIAADDVSVSHLIICGNSSDAVDIINAHNVNLINNSMVNHLDESKIGSYADGTVNLPGYGICVSNSSAVLLFANSVSLFESGIFAQHSSDLLIGSNTLSENNYGIKYGFGVANTNITNNEITDQTGLYIMTVPEGPSGYGILLNNSAVNVTINQNHIARNHLGISLDANYSSGIVITQNVITDNILEGIRFNAGYDLAQNAVEPVVTDNAIYRNAVGPSMMILGEMSANPEGIYGPGQYNESLRLKLDSNWYGTNNLVTWDNDTGVVGYGTMCPRISTTAIKFNNLTYNSPGNYSIVFYKNGDVASNLPEFEMYAALNRATSKEVEIKFMVVNGVGTFTFNPDNYNDEGNVIEISVGSLLQSTYRTFKITSTYNVPESEIPK comes from the coding sequence ATGAAATTTAAAAATATTTTTATAATTTTATCCGTTTTGCTTGTGGCTTTGCTGTGTATGGCTTCAGTTGCAGCAAATGAGGATAATATATCTGATAATAATTTAACATCAGTTTCATCCACTGAGAAACTTGAAATCAGTGATGAATCTGAATTGAGTATATCCAATGATAATGAAGCATTATCTGCTTCCAGTACAATTGTCGTTGATAATGTTGGTGAAAATCATAATGAAATGAATGATCATAGCATCAGAAATGCTATTCAGTCAGCCGCTGCCGGCGACACAATAATAATTAATGGTGCCGATTATAAGCATTGCCATATTGAAATTAATAAGAAACTAACCATTAAAAGTAATGTTGGCACAAAACTGAGTTCCTGTTCAAGTACTGCATTTTCTGGTCATCAGGGAATGTTTTATCTCACATCAAGTGCTAGCGGAACCGTAATTGAAGGATTTAATTTCAACAATGATGACGGTGTACTGTATGACAGTGAAGGTTATGCCATATTAATCAACGGTGCTTCCAATGTCATAATCAGAAAATGTACCTTTTCAAACAGCGGCTACGGTGATGCAATACGTTTGATTAATGCAAAAAACATTCAAATCAATAATGTAACTATTGATAATGCAATCCATGGTATCAATATTATTGATTCAGCAAAAACAACAATTACTGGCAGTTACATTTCAAACAATAAGGTTTCAGGAGTGTCCGTTGCAGGCACAAGCAAGGATACAACAGTCACATATTCTAATGTAACACACAACGGCGTAGGTTTCAATTTAACATCATCAGACAATGTCCGTATTTTAAGCAATTACATTGCATACAATTATCATGGTGTTTATGTAAACTGCAACGTTACAAAAATTGAAATCAAAGGTAACTTCTTTAACCAGAATACCATGTACGAAGTACTGAATGATTATAGGGTAAGAAATTTAATCAGTTCCAATAAAAAAACAGGATATGCTGATTTGGAAGTCATTGACAACAATTATATGGTCGGTCTGGCAGGTGCTGAAGCTGAAAGGCCAGTATACCGCATTACCTATGATTATAAAGGCAGCGGAAAAGGGGAGTATACCTATGACTCAGTCAATGATGTCTATAAATATGTTGGAAACAATAAAGGAGACTATACTACAAACAAAGGAGCAGTATTTTTACGTTATGTATTTGAAATAAATAAAAATGTATTCTGTCCGGTAATATTTTTCAAATATGAAGGGGGCGTTCAGTGGTCCTTAAGCGGAAACTACGAACTTCATCTCTCAGAGATAACACAGGTCAAAAAAGGAATCTATTCAATTTCCATAGTCGATGAGAACGGAAACATTGCAAAAGATTTGAGTTCAGTTCCTGTAACATTCTATCTAAATAAGGTCGGAAAAAGTGTAGCTCCTCAGGAAGGGGATGTCTTCAGAACCGTCATGATGAAAAACGGAACTGCAACAGTAAGGTTTTATCAAAACGAATTTGGCGAAACTGAAAATGTTATTACAGCAGTCGTTCCGACAAACGGCGCAAACTTTGACGATAAGGTTTCCAAAACATTTGCTGTTGATGATGCAGCAATTCCTGGAACACCTACAAACACAACTTTAACAGTTTCCAATTTAAACACTTATCCTAACTCAAATCAGCAATTAATTGTTTTGCTAAAAGATATCAATGGAAATCCGATTGCGGGTGAAACAGTTACAGTTAAACTCAACTCCAAAACTTACTCTCCAGTTAGTGATGCTGAAGGTAATGCTGCAATAAAAGTTTCAATTTCAAAAGAGGGAACCTATACTGCAAGCATTATTTATTCAGGAGATGAAGTTGACTATGAGCCAAGCAGTGCCCAGACAAAAGTTGTAGTTAAAAAAACTGCTTCTAAAATTGTCAGTTCAAATTTAAACATGATACCTAAAATGGCTGAATATTACTCAATAACATTGAAAGATGCATCAGGCAATGCAATTTCCAGTCAGAAAGTCACTTTCAAAGTCAACGGTAAGACTTACACCAAAACCACAAACAGCAAAGGTGTCGCTAAAGTCAAACTAAAATTCTCACAAAACAAGAAAACATATAAGATTGCTGTAAGTTTTAAAGGAAATAACAAATACAAAGCAGTTTCAAAAACTAATAAAATCACTGTTAAATATTCCTCTAAAACTGCTAAATTAACTGCTCCTAAAATTACAATTCCTCCAAAAACATCCAAAACATACACTGTAACATTAAAAGATGGAAACGGCAAAGGAATTTCCAAACAAAAGGTTGTAGTTAAGCTCAACGGCAAGACATATTCCAAAAATACCAATTCAAAAGGCCAAATCAGTATTAAGGTCAAATTCTCCAGTCTAAAAACATATAAGGTTTCTGCATCTTACGGGGGAAGTAAAATTTATAAAAAAGCATCTTCAAGCGGAAAGATTGCTGTAACTAAAACAGCTACTAAAATCACAGCTCCTTCAGTTTCAATTCTTCCGAAAGACGACGAAACATACACTGTAACATTAAAAGCAAACAATAAGGCTTTATCAAAACAGAAAGTAACTGTCAAAGTTAATGGAAAAACATATTCAAGAACCACTGACAGCAAAGGTCAGGCTAGCATAAATGTTAATTTTGCAGATGAAAAGACATATGATGTCAATGTAAATTATGCCGGAAACACATATTATAAAGCTTCAAAAGCAACTGGTAAAATCACCGTCGCTAAATTAGGCACTGTTATTGAAAGCTATAACAGGACATTTTCCATTGATTCACAAAAAGATTACAGGATATATTTAAGGGATGGTTCCGGAAACGCATTGGCTAATCAGACATTAAGCTATTCATTCAATGGTGCTAACTATTCCAAATCAACTGATGAAAACGGTCAAATCACATTTGATTTGGCAAGCAGCAATCCTTCATCATTTGAAATAACCGTTAATTATTCAGGCAGTGACAAATATAAGGAAAGCTCCTTAAAAAGTAAAATCACTATTTTAAATGAAACTGGTGTGATTTTTGTTGATGAGAAGCTGCCAAATTCAGAAATCCAGAACATTTTGGATAATGCTCCTATATGGTCTTATGTTGAATTTTTAGGTGATTACTACTCTGATATTTCTCTAACAGTTAATCAGGGATTGAATATTTATTCAAGAAACGGATCTATTTTAAATGCACCTTTAAATAGCACTGCTTTAAAAATAGCTGCCGATGATGTATCCGTAAGTCACCTCATCATTTGCGGAAATTCAAGCGATGCAGTTGACATTATAAACGCCCATAATGTAAATCTGATTAATAATTCAATGGTAAATCATCTGGATGAATCTAAAATCGGAAGCTATGCTGATGGAACCGTTAATCTGCCGGGATATGGTATCTGTGTTTCTAATTCATCAGCAGTATTGTTGTTCGCAAATAGTGTATCATTATTTGAAAGCGGTATTTTTGCACAACACTCCTCAGATTTACTCATTGGCAGTAACACATTAAGCGAAAATAACTATGGTATCAAATACGGATTTGGAGTTGCAAACACTAATATTACAAACAATGAAATTACCGATCAAACAGGTTTGTATATTATGACCGTTCCTGAAGGTCCGTCCGGATATGGAATATTGTTAAACAATTCTGCAGTTAATGTGACAATCAACCAAAATCACATTGCCCGTAATCATTTGGGCATTTCCCTTGATGCAAACTACTCTTCCGGAATTGTAATTACTCAAAACGTAATCACTGACAATATACTTGAAGGAATCCGATTCAATGCAGGATATGATTTAGCTCAAAATGCTGTTGAACCAGTCGTAACCGATAATGCAATTTACAGAAATGCAGTCGGTCCGAGCATGATGATTTTAGGTGAAATGAGTGCAAATCCTGAAGGTATCTATGGTCCTGGTCAATATAATGAGTCATTAAGACTTAAATTGGATTCTAACTGGTACGGTACAAATAATCTTGTAACATGGGATAACGATACTGGGGTTGTAGGATATGGAACAATGTGTCCAAGAATAAGCACTACTGCAATCAAATTCAATAACTTAACATATAACTCTCCGGGCAATTACAGCATTGTATTTTACAAAAACGGGGATGTTGCGTCAAATCTTCCTGAATTTGAAATGTATGCTGCATTAAACAGGGCAACATCTAAAGAAGTGGAAATTAAATTTATGGTGGTTAATGGAGTAGGTACATTCACTTTCAATCCGGACAATTACAATGATGAAGGTAATGTCATTGAAATATCTGTCGGGTCACTGCTTCAGTCTACATACAGAACATTTAAAATAACTTCAACATACAATGTTCCTGAATCTGAAATTCCAAAATAA